One Saimiri boliviensis isolate mSaiBol1 chromosome 17, mSaiBol1.pri, whole genome shotgun sequence genomic window carries:
- the NPTX1 gene encoding neuronal pentraxin-1 codes for MPAGRAARTCALLALCLLGAGAQDFGPTRFICTSVPVDADMCAASVAAGGAEELRSSVLQLRETVLQQKETILSQKETIRELTAKLGRCESQSTLDPGVGEARAGGGRKQPGSGKNTMGDLSRTPAAETLSQLGQTLQSLKTRLENLEQYSRLNSSSQTNSLKDLLQSKIDELERQVLSRVNTLEEGKGGPRNDTEERVKIETALTSLHQRISELEKGQKDNRPGDKFQLTFPLRTNYMYAKVKKSLPEMYAFTVCMWLKSSAAPGVGTPFSYAVPGQANELVLIEWGNNPMEILINDKVAKLPFVINDGKWHHICVTWTTRDGVWEAYQDGTQGGSGENLAPYHPIKPQGVLVLGQEQDTLGGGFDATQAFVGELAHFNIWDRKLTPGEVYNLATCSTKALSGNVIAWAESHIEIYGGATKWTFEACRQIN; via the exons ATGCCAGCCGGCCGCGCCGCGCGCACCTGTGCGCTGCtcgccctctgcctcctgggcgcCGGGGCCCAGGATTTCGGGCCGACGCGCTTCATCTGCACCTCGGTGCCCGTGGACGCCGACATGTGCGCCGCGTCCGTGGCCGCCGGCGGCGCCGAGGAGCTCCGGAGCAGCGTGCTGCAGCTCCGCGAGACCGTGCTGCAGCAGAAGGAGACCATCCTGAGCCAGAAGGAGACCATCCGCGAGCTGACCGCCAAGCTGGGCCGCTGCGAGAGCCAGAGCACGCTGGACCCCGGAGTCGGCGAGGCCCGGGCGGGCGGCGGCCGCAAGCAACCCGGCTCGGGCAAGAACACCATGGGCGACCTGTCCCGGACACCGGCCGCCGAGACGCTCAGCCAACTCGGGCAAACTTTGCAATCGCTCAAAACCCGCCTGGAGAACCTCGAG CAGTACAGCCGCCTCAATTCCTCCAGCCAGACCAACAGCCTCAAGGATCTGCTGCAGAGCAAGATCGATGAGCTGGAGAGGCAGGTGCTGTCCCGGGTGAACACCCTGGAGGAGGGCAAGGGGGGCCCCCGGAATGACACCGAGGAGAGGGTCAAGATCGAGACCGCCCTGACCTCCCTGCACCAGCGGATCAGCGAGCTCGAGAAAG GGCAGAAAGACAACCGCCCTGGAGACAAGTTCCAGCTCACCTTCCCGCTGCGGACCAACTACATGTACGCCAAGGTGAAGAAGAGCCTGCCCGAGATGTACGCCTTCACCGTCTGCATGTGGCTGAAGTCCAGCGCCGCGCCGGGGGTGGGCACGCCCTTCTCCTACGCTGTGCCCGGCCAGGCCAATGAGCTGGTCCTCATCGAGTGGGGCAACAACCCCATGGAGATCCTCATCAATGACAAG GTGGCCAAGCTGCCCTTTGTCATCAACGATGGCAAGTGGCACCACATCTGCGTCACCTGGACCACCCGGGACGGGGTCTGGGAGGCCTACCAGGACGGTACGCAGGGTGGCAGTGGCGAGAACTTGGCGCCCTATCACCCCATCAAGCCCCAGGGCGTGCTGGTGCTGGGCCAGGAGCAG GACACTCTGGGTGGTGGGTTTGATGCCACCCAGGCATTTGTGGGGGAGCTGGCCCACTTCAACATCTGGGACCGCAAGCTGACCCCAGGGGAGGTATACAACCTGGCCACCTGCAGCACCAAGGCGCTGTCCGGCAACGTCATCGCCTGGGCCGAGTCCCACATTGAGATCTACGGCGGAGCCACCAAGTGGACCTTTGAGGCCTGTCGCCAGATCAACTGA